One window of the Indicator indicator isolate 239-I01 chromosome 13, UM_Iind_1.1, whole genome shotgun sequence genome contains the following:
- the SAG gene encoding S-arrestin — protein sequence MSCPQPQKTGMSGRSPSSPRKQVIFKKSSRDKGLTIYLGKRDFTDNVGDVEPVDGVVLVDPAIIKGKTVYVSLTCAFRYGQEDIDVIGLTFRRDLFFSRVQVYPPADKPKALSHLQESLLKKLGKNAYPFFFTFPDYLPCSVCLQPAPCDVDKSCGVDFEVKAFSTENVEERVHKRNSARLLIRKVQYAQEKPGPQPCAETTWQFFMSNKPLHLKACLSKEVYYHGEPIPVTITINNSTEKTVKKIKVQVEQVANVVLYSSDSYTKVVAAEEAQEKVQPNSSLTKTLTLLPLLANNRETREIALDGRLKDEDTNLASSTIIKDGIDKTVMGILVSYKVKVKLTVPGMLGDLTSSEVGTELPFRLMHPKPEEENPAGKDGEAELVFEEFARQQLKDRLDDEEKDMPSTDE from the exons ATGAGCTGCCCGCAGCCTCAAAAGACAGGGATGAGTGGGAGGAGTCCTAGTTCTCCTCGGAAGCAAGTTATCTTCAAGAAAAGCAGTCGTGACAAGGGT CTGACCATCTATCTTGGAAAACGAGACTTCACTGACAATGTAGGGGATGTGGAACCTGTAG atgGTGTTGTATTGGTGGATCCTGCAATTATCAAGGGGAAAACAG TGTATGTGTCCTTGACCTGTGCTTTCCGGTATGGCCAGGAAGACATTGATGTGATTGGTCTCACCTTCCGACGGGACCTGTTCTTCTCTCGAGTCCAGGTGTACCCACCTGCTGACAAGCCAAAGGCTCTTTCCCACTTGCAGGAATCTctgctgaagaagctggggaaAAATGCTTATCCctttttctttaca TTTCCAGATTACCTTCCTTGTTcagtctgcctgcagcctgcacctTGTGATGTTGATAAG agctgtggggtggACTTTGAGGTGAAAGCTTTCTCCACAGAGAACGTAGAAGAGAGAGTTCATAAGAG gaaCTCTGCACGTCTGCTGATCCGTAAGGTGCAATATGCTCAAGAAAAGCCAGGACCCCAGCCTTGTGCAGAGACCACCTGGcagttcttcatgtccaacaaGCCATTACACTTGAAAGCTTGCCTCAGTAAAGAG GTGTACTACCATGGTGAGCCCATTCCAGTCACTATCACCATCAACAACAGCACAGAGAAAACAGTGAAGAAGATCAAAGTCCAGG tggaacaggttgccaatgTGGTTTTATACTCCAGTGACAGCTATACAAAAGTGGTAGCTGCTGAGGAAGCACA GGAGAAGGTGCAGCCAAACAGCAGCCTGACCAAGACACTGACACTTTTGCCCTTGCTAGCAAATAACCGAGAGACACGGGAAATAGCTCTGGATGGAAGGCTTAAGGATGAGGACACCAACTTGGCTTCTAGTACTAT TATTAAGGATGGAATAGACAAGACAGTGATGGGGATTCTGGTTTCCTACAAGGTCAAAGTGAAGCTCACTGTTCCAGG cATGCTGGGAGACCTCACTTCTAG CGAAGTGGGCACAGAACTGCCGTTTCGTCTCATGCACCCCAAACCTGAGGAAGAGAACCCAGCAG GGAAGGATGG